DNA from Sorangium aterium:
CAAGCCTGTGGACCGCCAGCTCAAGGCGAAGCTCCAGCAGCGAGGCGACACGGAGCGGATGTCGACGGCGCTGGCGACGCTGAGCGGCGTGATCCTCGCGCAGCCGCTTTATCTGCGCGCCGCGAGGCACTGGGAGGAGCGGCTCGCGACCGGCGCGTCGCCGGCGTCGACGCTGGCGGAGCTCTATGACTGGACGGCGGCCTTCGAGCGCGCGCTCCCCCAGGGCCAGGGGCGCGCGACGGACGCCTCGGTCGACGCCGCCCTCGGGCAGGCCGGCAAGGAGGAGCCCGAGCCGCTCGCGCCCCGCAAGAGGCCCTCTTTCTATGCGCGGGTGTTGTTCGCCTATCTCCTCGGCAACCTCTGTTATCCGTCGCGGGTCCGCGAGTCCCACCGGGTCGAGGAGGCCTCCTGGACGGAGCTCCAGGCGCTGCGCAGCTTCGGGAACAAGGCCGCCTGGATGCTCGGGCGAGGCACCGTCGATATGCTGTTCGTCCCCAGGCCGTTCAAGCTCCAGCGGGTGAGCACGGTCGATCGCTTCCTCGCCGGCGACGAGGGGACCCTCGTCAAGGACTACCTGCGCCTCGTGCTCCAGCGCCGGCACATCTTCTCGGCGCCGAGGCACCTCCTGGCGGCCGTGCTCGACCTCTCGCTCGCCACCGTCGTGATCTCGCGCTTCGCCCGCTGCCGCGCCGCGGCGGACGGCAGGGTCAAGGTCTCTCCGGAGGACGTGCGGGAGGGCATCAGCGTCGCCGAGCTCGTCCTCCTGAGCCACGCGGCCCTCTCGGAGCAAGGCACGCTCATGAAGAACCTGCGCTGGCTCCTGCTCACGAAGCGCGAGAGCTTCCGTGCCCTGCTTGCGACCGAGGCATAGGCCCCTCGTCCGCCTGGTTGGGTGCGCTACGGGACAGGCTTTTAGCACCTCGCGTCAACGTCAGGCCGGGCTCGCCTAACCGCCGACCGCGACTATTCTCGCGCCCACCGGGCCCAGCTGGCCCATGGAGGCACGCGCATGATCGTCATGAAGTTCGGCGGCAGCTCGGTCGAGAGCCGCGCGCAGATCGAGAAGGTTCTTCACATCGTCAGAGCCCGCCTGGCCCGCCGCCCCGTCGTGGTGAGCTCCGCTCACAAGGGCATGACCGACGCGCTGATCAACGCCGCCAAGGCCGCCGCCACGGGGCGGTTCGATCCCTCCGTCCCGGTGAACAAGCAGCGCGCGGTCGCCGAGTCGCTCGGCTGCGCGCCCGAGCTCCTCGCGCCCTTCTACGAGGAGATCGGCGATCTGCTGCGCGGCATCAGCCTCGTCAAGGAGCTCAGCCCGAGGAGCCTCGACTACATCGCGAGCTTCGGAGAGCGCATGGCCGTGCGGTGCATCGCGGACTTCTTCGCAAGGAGCGGCGTGCCGGCCCGCGCCTACGACGTCTGGGACCTCGGCTTCGTCACCGACGCGAACTTCGGCCGCGCGCGCCCGCTGCCCGGCTTCGACGCACGGATCAAGGCCATGTTCGCCGAGCGCGTCCCCGAGGGGATCGTGGCGATCGTCACCGGCTTCGTCGGCCGCAACGAGGCCGGCGAGATCACGACCGTCGGCCGCAACGGGAGCGACCTGACGGCCACGCTGGTCGCGGCGGGGCTCGGCGCCGAGGAGGCGCAGATCTGGAGCGACACCGACGGCGTGATGACCGCCGACCCGAGCGTCGTGAAGACGGCCCGGAACATCCCCACGATGCGCTTCGAAGAGGCCGCGGAGCTCGCGTTCTTCGGCTCCCGCGTCCTGCACCCCTCCACGCTGCTGCCCGCCATGGAGAAGGGCATCCCGGTGCGGGTGCTCAACACGAACCGGCCGGATCACCCCGGCACGGTCATCGACTTCAACACCGACGCCGCGTCTCCGGCCGTGACGAGCATCGCCTACCGCGAGCGGCAGGTCGTGCTCAAGATCAGCTCGACCCGGATGTTCGGCGAGGTCGGCTTCCTCGCGCAGGTACTCGCGGTGCTGGCCCGGCACGAGGTCGTGATCGACGTGATCACCACGTCCGAGGTCTCGGTCTCGATGACCACCGACGACCTCGGGAAGCTCAGCCGCGCGCTCCCCGAGCTCGAGCAGTTCGGCGCCTGCGAGGTCCTGCCCAACCGGACGACCCTCGTGATCGTCGGCCAGGGCATGTCCAAGCAGAAGGGCGTCGCCGCGCAGGTGCTCGAGGCGATGGCCCAGGCCGGCGTCAACGTCGAGATGCTCAGCTACGCCACGGGCAGCGTGAACCTGTCGATGGTCATCGAGGACGCGCACGTCGCCTCGGCGGTTGGCGTTCTGCACCACTCCCTCTTCGAGAAGGCGCGGTGACGCCCCCCTGGCGCGCCGAACAGATTGAACCTCGATAAACAGCAGAGGCTTCACAGGGAGGCGAGGAAACGGGGAGATTTTTCTTTCTCTTCCTCCTCGCCTCCTGGTCTCCCTGTTGGTTTTCTCGGATCCTCGACGTGATCGGTGTTCCTGCCGGGTGACGCGACGTTGACACGCGTGACGCGACGCGGGCGCCGCAGTAGGCGTAGGCCTCGGTCGGACCAGGCGTCCGGCCCCGGGGAGACCATGACGGCGGCACACCTCGACGGCAGCGCGACGATCCCGCGCGAGAGCACGACCGACATCCTGCGGAGGATCGAGGCCGCGCACGGCACGTACGCCACGCGCACCGCGCTCGCGTTCGACGCGGACGGCACCCTCTGGGAGGGGGACGTGGGGGTCGACCTCTTCGAGGCGTTCCTCGCGGGGCGCTTCGCGCGGCCCGAGGCGGAGGCGGCGCTGCGCCGCGAGGCCGAGGCGTTCGGCGTCGCCGCGGAGGGCGGCGCGCACGAGATCGCGAGCGCGCTCTACGCGGCGTTCAACGCCGAGCGCTACCCGGAGGACAGGGCGTTCGCGATGATGGCCTGGGCCTTCGCGGGGTGGCGCGAGGACGAGCTCGCGGCGCTCGTCGATCGCGTGCTCGAGGAGAAGGGCCACGCAGGGCGGATCCGGCCGGCGCTGCTGCCGATCCTCGACTGGGCGCGCTCGCGCGGCGTCCCGGTGTACGTCGTCTCGGCGTCGCCTCGCGCCGTGATCGAGCGCGCCGTCGCGCGCCTCGGCGTCGCGCCCGAGCGCATCGCCGCGATGACCCCGGCCGTCCGCGAAGGCCGGATCGCCCCCGAGCTCGGCGCGCCCGCGACTTACGGCGAGGGGAAGACCCGCGCCCTCGAGCGCATCTTCCCCGAGCTCGCGGTGCTCGCGGCCTTCGGCGACAGCGCCTACGACGCCGCCCTGCTCCGGACGGCCCGGGTGCCCGTCGCGGTCTCCCCGAGCCCCAAGCTGCTCGCTGTCGCCGACTTGATCCCCGGGCTCGTCCTGCTCGCCACCTGAGCTTTTGCCATGGCCACCCTCTCGCTCCGAGGCCTGACCCGCCGGTTCCCGAGCGCCGACCGCCCCGCGCTCGCCGGCCTGGATCTCGACGTCGACGACGGCGAGCTGCTCGTCCTCGTCGGCCCCTCGGGCTGCGGCAAATCGACGGCGCTCCGGCTGATCGCGGGCCTCGACAGCCCCGACGGCGGCACGGTCTCGATCGGCGGGCGCGACGTCAGCCGCGTCGCGCCGGAGGACCGCGACGTGGCCATGGTCTTCCAGGGCTACGCGCTCTACCCGCACATGACCGCGCGCGACATCATGGGCTTCCCGCTCAGGATGCGCGGGGTCGCGCGGGAGGAGCGGGCGCGCCGCGTCGAGGAGGCGGCGGCGCTGCTCGCCATCGGCCACTTGCTCGATCGGCGCCCCGGCGAGCTCTCGGGAGGCGAGCGCCAGCGCGTCGCCATGGGGCGCGCGATCGTGCGCGCCCCCGCGGCGTTCCTCTTCGACGAGCCGCTCTCGAACCTCGACGCCGCGCTGCGCGCCGAGCTCCGGGTCGAGCTCGCGGCGCTCGTGCGCCGCCTCGGCACGACGTCGGTCTACGTGACCCACGACCAGGTCGAGGCCATGACCATGGGCGACCGCATCGCCGTGCTCCGCGCCGGCGAGCTCCAGCAGGTCGGCCCGCCGCGCGCCATCTACGAGGCGCCGGCGAACACGTTCGTTGCCGGGTTCCTGGGCACGCCGGCGATCAACCTCCTCCCGCTCGAGCGCTCCGGCGAGCGCTACGAGGGCGCGGCGCTCTCGCTGCCTGCCCCGCCGGGGGTGGCGCTCCCCGACCGGGCCATCGCCGGCGTGCGGCCCGAGCACCTGCGCGTCGCGCCTGGGCTCGGATCGCAGGACGGCGCGGGGGCGCGCGGCGACGCCGGGGCGCAGGGCGAGGTGGAGGTCGAGGCGCGCGTCGTCGTGGCCGAGCCGCTCGGCGCCGAGACGTTCCTGTACCTCGACGCGGGCGGGACACGGCTGCGCGCGCGGGCGCACGGCTTCGCGACGCCCGCGCCGGGCGAGGCGGTGCGCGCGCGGCTCGATCCGCGCGACGTGCTCTGGTTCGACGCCGGCTCCGGCGCCCGGATCACCCCGCCGCGGGCGGCGTCATGAACGGGGAAGGCCGCGCCGTGCGCTCGCGGCGCGACGCGCTCCGTGCGCTCGCCGCGTCGCTCGCCGCGGCCGCGGCGGGATCGATCGGCTGCGCGCGGCGCGCATCCGACGGGCGCATCGAGGGCTCGCTGTGGTTCGCCTACGGCGGCAAGAACCGCGAGGTGCTCCTGTCGCTCGTCGACCAGTTCCACCGCGAGCAGGGCCGCTACCGCATCGACGCCGTGTACCAGGGCGACTACTTCGAGGCGCTCGCCAAGCTGCGGACCGCGCTCGCGGCGGGCGCGGCGCCCGCCCTGACGCACGTGGTCGGCGAGGTGGTGCCCTACCTGGCCGAGGCGGGCGTGCTCGAGCCGCTCGATCGGCTCCTCGCCGACGCCCCGGGCGGCGATCTCGACGTGGTCGAGGCGCTCGGCCAGTCGGGGACGTTCGTGGGCGGCGGCGAGCGCCCGCTCGTGTGCCTGCCGTTCAACCGATCGACGCCGATCGCCTACTACAACCGGAATGTGTTTCGCGAGCTCGGGCTGTCGCCGCCGACGACCTGGGACGAGCTGCGCGCGACGGCCGCGCGGCTCGTCGTGCGCGACGGCGCGAGCACGCGGCGGTGGGGCTTCGAGTGCCCGATCGACTGGTGGTTCTGGGCGGCGCTCGTCGGGCAAGCGGGCGGCGACGTCGTGGCCCCGGACGGCACGCCCACGCTCGGCGGGGAGGCGGGCGTGCGCGCCCTCCGGTTCTGGCAGACCCTCGTGCACGAGGACCGCACGATGAAGCCGCCGCCCGGGCGCGATTACAACGCGTGGCAGGTGACGAACACCGATTTCCTGGCAGGCCGGGTCGCGATGATCTGGACCTCGACCGCGTTCCTCCGGTACCTGGAGGACAACGCGAGCCAGGCGGGCGCCGGGAAGTTCGAGGTGGGCGCCGCCCCGCTGCCGCGCGACGTGCGCGCCTCGGTGCCCACGGGCGGGACGATGTTCGTGATGCCGCGGGGCGCCGCGCCGGCGGCGCAGGAGGCGGCGTTCGCGTTCCTGCGCTGGATGATGCAGCCGGAGCAGGCGAACTCGTTCGCGACGCGGACGGGCTACATCCCCGTCTCGCGCCGCGGCCTCGAGGTGCTCAGGCAGGATGGCTATTACGCCGCGCACCCGAACGACCGCGTCGCCGTGGACCAGCTCGCGCACGCCGCGCCCTGGCCCTGGTCTCCGGAGCTGTTCCGCGTCCAGCGCGAGGCGGTGCAGCCCCGGCTCGAAGAGGCGGTGCTCGCCCCGCGCGACGCCGCCGAGACCCTCTCCGAGGCCGTCCGCGCGGCGCGCGAGCGATGAAGCCCAAACACCCCCTCTCGCCCTACCTGCTCCTCCTGCCCACCGCGGCATTCCTGGCGGTGTTCTTCCTGATCCCGCTCCTGCTCGCGGCCAAGAACAGCTTCTTCACGTGGGACCTGCTCACGCCCCCGCGGTATGTCGGGCTCCGGAACTACGAGGTCCTCGTCGGGAGCGGCGAGCTCGCCGGCACGCTGCTCCGCACGCTCGGCTACAGCGCCGTCGTGGTGGCGCTCTCCGGCGCCCTGGGGCTCGCGCTGGCGGTGGCGCTCGATCGACCTGGGCCTGTCTATGCCTTCGTGCGGGGCGCTGTGTTCAGCGCCTATGTCGTGTCGTGGGTCGCCGTGGCGCTCCTCTGGATGTGGATCCTCGACGCCGAGGGGCTCTTCACCGCCGCGCTCCGCGGGGTCGGCCTGCCGACGATGAGCTGGCTCGGCGATCCCCGCTCGGCGCTGCTCGCGCTGGCCGCGGTGAGCGTCTGGAAGATCACCGGCTATGCCATGGTCATCTTCCTGGCCGGCCTCCAGGACATCCCCCGCGCGCTCCACGAAGCGGCCGCGCTCGACGGCGCCGGCCCATGGCGGCGGTTCCGCCACGTGACATGGCCGCTGCTCCGCCCGAGCGCCGCCTTCGTGGCGACGACGAGCCTCATCCTCTCTTTTCAGGCGTTCGACGTGATCCGCGTGATGACGCAGGGAGGGCCGGTCAAAGCGACGACCCTCTTCGTCTACGCGATCTACGAGCACGTCTTCGTGAACCTGCGGGTCGGCCGGGCCAGCGCCATGATCGTGATTTTCTTCAGCTTTTTGCTCCTCCTGACGGTCCTGCAGCTCTGGGCGCTCCGCGCGGGCGCGCCGCGCGAGGGGAGGCGGCCGTCGTGACGGCGGGGCAGAGCGGCGGCGCCCGCGCGGGGCTCTTCAACTCGCGCTCGCGCCGCCTCGCCTCGGACGCCGTGCTCCTCGTGGTGGCGATCGTGTGGCTCGGGCCCTATGCGTGGATGACGATCACCTCGCTGAAGACGCTGCCCGAGATCACCCGCGCTCCGGCTTACCCCTTGCCGCAGGCCTTCCAGCTGGGCGCGTACCGCGAGGTGCTCCAGGCGGTGCCGGTGATGCGGTATTTCGTCAACACCGTGTTCATGGCGACGGCGATCGCGCTCTTGCAGATCGCCCTCGCGCTCCCGGCCGGTTATGCGCTCGCGAAACTCAGGTTCGTGGGGCGGAGCGCCGCGTTCGTCCTGGTGCTCTCGTGCCTTCTCATCCCGGCGCAGGTGACGTTCGTGCCGGTCTTCACGATGCTCGGCTCGGTCGGCCTCGTGAACACGTTCGGGGCGCTGATCCTGCCCTTCGGGGTGAGCGCGCTCGGCACGTTCCTCGTGCGCCAGGCGCTGCTCTCGGTCCCTGACGAGATCATCGAGGCGGCGAGGATGGATGGGGCTGGCGAGCTCAGGATTATCTACCTGATCCTCGGCCCGATGCTGCGGCCGACGCTCTCGGCGCTGTTCCTGTTCAGCTTCGTCTTTCACTACAACGATTACTTCTGGCCGCTCGTCATGACGACCGACGACCAGGTGCGCACGCTGCCGCTCGCGATCGCCCTTCTCCGGGAGCAGGGCACCGGCGTCCGCTGGCACCTCGTGATGGCCGGCAACGTGATCCTGAGCCTGCCTGTGCTCCTCGTGTTCGCGGCGGCGCAGCGGCAGATCCTGCGCGCGGTGACGGCGCGGATCTGAGCGGCGCGGGCGCCCGGGCAGGCCCGGCGCCGGAGGCCGGCGATCGGGCGATCTACCGGCCGGCGTGTGCATCGGCGTGGCAGTGAGCGTCGGGCGCGATCGAGCCCGGCCATCGTCGCTGTCGCTGGCTCCTGCGCTTCGCTCGGGCAGCGGTCGACTGGAGGGTACAGCGCGCCGCGGCGTCGGTGGCAGAAGAGAGCGCTGCGCGGTTTGTTCTCGTCCGGACGCCTTGTTTTCTGGCCCGGTCGTCGCACCGGCTCGCGCCGGCCACGGCAGCGTCGGCCACGGCAGCGCCGGCCAGGCGCTGCGGAAGGAGATCCACGATGACCACCACCGAGCCAATGATGCAGAAGCAGATGGTGCAGAAGGAAGAGGGCAGGATCACGACGAAGATCGAGGAGAGGACCGGCAGGATTCCGTCCGGCACTTATCTCGGGTTGGCGATCGGCTCGATGGTGGTCTCGGCCGGCTGCATGCTGGCGGGCAAGAAGCAGATCGCGAACTTCATCGGCCAGTGGGCGCCATCTCTGCTCGTGATCGGCCTGTACAACAAGCTGGTCAAGCTCGAGCACGAGCTGGGATACGGCGACTACCGCTGACAGCCTCCCTCCCGAGCTCCGGCCTCTCGAGCTCGGGCCTCCATCCAGCCGGCTGCACGGCGCCCTCGCGGCGCCGTCGCGACCCCGTGGTCGAGCGCCCGCCCCGGCGGGCGCGCCGCGTGACGCCCTTCGCGCATCGCCTGAGAACACGCGTTCCCGCTCCGGCCTGCGGACGGCGCGCCGCCTGCGGCGATAGCCGCCGTCCAAATCTCGACGCCTGCCTGGAATCCTTCTTGCTGAGCTCGCGCGCGCGGCGAACGGAGGAACCCATGCGTCTGCCCCTTTCTGGTTCTCTTGTCATGGCAGGGCTCTTGTCCACGGGCGTTTTCTCGTCAGCTCTCACGGCGTGCGGCCCGGGGGATCCCGACCCGGTGGCCGGGGTGAATGTCGACGACCCTGATCAGCAGATCACGGTGACGGAGGTGCCACCGCCGGCCATCAGCGGCGGAACGCTGATCGTCGCCAGCGACGGTCACACGGCGGTGGCGGCGGACGCCGACCGCGATCGCGTCTGGATCGTCGATCTCCAAAGCGGCGAGCCGGCGGAGGTGCCGCTGGAGCGCGGCGACGAGCCCGGGCGCCTCGTCGAGGACGCGAGCGGCCGGGTCCACGTGGCGCTCCGGCGCGCCGGCGCGGTGGTGACCCTCGATGTCGAGGCGCGGTCGGTCATCGCGCGCAGGGAGGTCTGCCGGGCGCCGCGCGGGGTCGCCTACGACGCCTCGCTCGACGCCATCCACGTCGCCTGCGCCGGCGGCGAGCTCGTGACGCTCCCGGCCTCCGGCGGCCCCGCCGTCCGGAAGCTCCGCCCCGCCCCCGACCTGCGCGACGTCGTTGTCGAGGGCGACCGGCTCCTTGTCAGCCGCTTCAGGTCCGCGGAGACGCTGGTCGTGGGCCCCGACGGCGCGGTGCTCTCGCGCCGCACGCTCCCCGTCTTCTACTCGAACGGGTTCGCCAACTCGGAGTATGCGCCGTCCGTGGCCTGGCGCATGGCGCCGCTCGCCGGCGGAGGTGCGCTGATGGTGCACCAGCGCTCGATGTCGTCGAAGGTCACCCTCAGCCCAGGCGGCTATTACCAGTCTGCCGACTGCGACGGGAACATCGTGCACGCCGCGGTCAGCAGGATCGACCCGGCGGACGTTCCTGACACATCGATCCCCTCGCTGCCTGCGGCCGCGATCCCGAATGTCTCGCTGCCGGTCGACATCGCGGTCACGCCCGACGGCGCGCGGATGGCCATCGTGGCGGCCGGCAGACGCACCGTCGTGAGCGCGACCGTCGACAATCTGGAGCGCGACGCCGAGACGGCCAGCTGCAGCCCGGAGGTCACCGCGAACGTGCTGAGCGGGCAGCCCGTCGCCGTGGCCTTCGACGGCCGGGGCGAGATCGTCGTGCAGCTGCGCGAGCCGGCAGCCCTGGAGGTGGTCGGCGGGCGCACCATCGCGCTTCCGGGCGAGAGCGTGAAGGACACCGGACACGATATGTTCCACCGCCCGCCGAACGCCGTGAGCGCCGTGGCGTGCGCGTCGTGCCACCCCGAAGGGCACGAGGACGGGCGGACGTGGGACTTCGATCCCGTGGGCCTGCGGCGGACGCAGGCGCTGGGCGGCGGCATCCTGAAGACGGCGCCCCTCCACTGGAGCGGCGATCTGCAGGATCTCGCGGGCCTGATGGGGGAGGTGTTCGTCTCCCGCATGGGCGGCCAGCAGCCCGGCGCCCGGCGGCTCGACCTGATGGCCCGTTACCTCGACAGCCTGCCCGCCTTCCCGGCGTCGCCGCCCGAGGACGACGCCGCCGTGGCGCGGGGCGAGGTGCTCTTCCATGACAAGAAGGTGGCCTGCGCGGACTGCCACGGTGGCCTGATGCTCACCAACAACCGGAACGAGGACGTGGGCAAGGGCGAGCGGTTGCAGGTGCCCTCGCTCCTCGGCATCGCCGGGCGCGCGCCGTTCATGCACGACGGCTGCGCGGCGACGCTCCGCGATCGCTTCGATCCGCTGTGCGGAGGCGACAAGCACGGTGACGTCTCCGGCCTGACCTCCGCGCAGCTGGACGATCTGGTCGCGTACCTCGAGACCCTCTGAGCCTCCGGCACGCCGCGCTCCTCGCGCGGTACGACCGAGGCGTTCCTCGACATCCGGGGCCGATTGCCACGATACGAGCCCCCATCACCCGGCAACCAGCGGAGCGGGGAAACCGCGTGTGACAGCGCCCGGCCCGGACGCGCCGCCGTCGGCTGGCGCCGCGCTCTCGACGGCACAGCCGTTGCTCGTCCATCGAAACCGACGCAACCGACGCAACCGTCGCAACCGACATCGCGGCTCGATGGACCCGGGCCACACGCACGGTCTGTCTTTCCCGCACGTTCCCACGTTCGCGCGTTCTCGCGATTCTCACGCTCCCACAACGGGGCGAGCCGGCGTCTCCGACGAAGCCGCCGACCCGCGAGGTGGAGCAGGCGCAAGGAGGGCACCATGCCTAGAGGCGACAAATCCAGCTACACGACCAAGCAGAAGCGGCAGGCCGAGCACATCGAAGAGGGGTACGAGAAGCGCGGGGTCCCCGATGAAGAGGCCGAGCGGCGGGCCTGGGCGACCGTCAACAAGATGACCGGCGGGGGGAAGAAGTCGGGCTCGGGGGTGGGCAAGCCGGTGAACAAGGAGCCGGCGAGGAAGGGGGGTCGCAAGGGGGGCGCCGCGTCCAAGGCGCGGCCCGCCGCCGCGAGGAGCGCGGCGGCGAAGAAGGCGGCGGCGACCCGCAAGCGGAACGCCGCGGCGAGCGCCGGAGGGTCCACGGCCGCGAAGAAGGCGCCGGCGAGGGCGAAGAAGAGCGCCGCGTCCAGCGCTCGCTCGCGCAGCACCTCGGCCAAGTCGACGAGCAGCCGCTCCCGCGCCGCGCAGGGCACGGCCCGCCGCGGCGGGGCAGGGGCCTCGCGCAAGACGACCTCGGGGGCGAAGACAGGAGCGCGGCGCGCCGCGAACGGGGCCTCGCGCAAGACGAGCTCGAGGGCGAAGACCGGAGCGCGGCGCGCCGCGAGCGGGTCCTGACGTCCCGGTGAGAAGGGGAGAGGGGGCAACAACCATGCAGGAACTTCAGAGCAACGGGGTGACGAATGGCGAGGGCGGCCTGCTGGGGGACGAATCCGGGCCGCAGGAAGAGAGCCGGCGAGGGCGCGCGTTCCTCACGAGCCTCGTCCGGGAGCTGTTTCAGACGGAGCGCTCCGCGATGATCCATCCGCGGATCGAGGCGGAGCGCCTCGGCAATGTGCCGCCGGCGCACGCCTTGCGGGCGGTCTCGACCCACGCGGAGGCCGCGCTGGCGGAGATCCTCCCGCTCCTCCGCGAGCGCGAGCTGCCCATCAGCGCGGGCGGCAGCACGGTGGGCGAGGCCTTCTCGGCCCTGCGCGATCACCTCGCCGATTACCTGCTCAGCACCGAGAGGTCCTACCGCGGCACGCTGCTCGGGATGCGGCACGGCGTCGACCTCGTCGAGCTGCTCCAGTA
Protein-coding regions in this window:
- a CDS encoding YkgJ family cysteine cluster protein; its protein translation is MPWNIRFGGDEARRYLAEPWVRERVGEEGALVIGRGVLPVRERDRQLQCVFLDDDMLCSMQKRFGHEYIPKSCQAFPFGFVRDEKDVVVAQLSQLCPSIRDNYGKPVDRQLKAKLQQRGDTERMSTALATLSGVILAQPLYLRAARHWEERLATGASPASTLAELYDWTAAFERALPQGQGRATDASVDAALGQAGKEEPEPLAPRKRPSFYARVLFAYLLGNLCYPSRVRESHRVEEASWTELQALRSFGNKAAWMLGRGTVDMLFVPRPFKLQRVSTVDRFLAGDEGTLVKDYLRLVLQRRHIFSAPRHLLAAVLDLSLATVVISRFARCRAAADGRVKVSPEDVREGISVAELVLLSHAALSEQGTLMKNLRWLLLTKRESFRALLATEA
- a CDS encoding carbohydrate ABC transporter permease; the encoded protein is MKPKHPLSPYLLLLPTAAFLAVFFLIPLLLAAKNSFFTWDLLTPPRYVGLRNYEVLVGSGELAGTLLRTLGYSAVVVALSGALGLALAVALDRPGPVYAFVRGAVFSAYVVSWVAVALLWMWILDAEGLFTAALRGVGLPTMSWLGDPRSALLALAAVSVWKITGYAMVIFLAGLQDIPRALHEAAALDGAGPWRRFRHVTWPLLRPSAAFVATTSLILSFQAFDVIRVMTQGGPVKATTLFVYAIYEHVFVNLRVGRASAMIVIFFSFLLLLTVLQLWALRAGAPREGRRPS
- a CDS encoding aspartate kinase, whose product is MIVMKFGGSSVESRAQIEKVLHIVRARLARRPVVVSSAHKGMTDALINAAKAAATGRFDPSVPVNKQRAVAESLGCAPELLAPFYEEIGDLLRGISLVKELSPRSLDYIASFGERMAVRCIADFFARSGVPARAYDVWDLGFVTDANFGRARPLPGFDARIKAMFAERVPEGIVAIVTGFVGRNEAGEITTVGRNGSDLTATLVAAGLGAEEAQIWSDTDGVMTADPSVVKTARNIPTMRFEEAAELAFFGSRVLHPSTLLPAMEKGIPVRVLNTNRPDHPGTVIDFNTDAASPAVTSIAYRERQVVLKISSTRMFGEVGFLAQVLAVLARHEVVIDVITTSEVSVSMTTDDLGKLSRALPELEQFGACEVLPNRTTLVIVGQGMSKQKGVAAQVLEAMAQAGVNVEMLSYATGSVNLSMVIEDAHVASAVGVLHHSLFEKAR
- a CDS encoding carbohydrate ABC transporter permease; the protein is MTAGQSGGARAGLFNSRSRRLASDAVLLVVAIVWLGPYAWMTITSLKTLPEITRAPAYPLPQAFQLGAYREVLQAVPVMRYFVNTVFMATAIALLQIALALPAGYALAKLRFVGRSAAFVLVLSCLLIPAQVTFVPVFTMLGSVGLVNTFGALILPFGVSALGTFLVRQALLSVPDEIIEAARMDGAGELRIIYLILGPMLRPTLSALFLFSFVFHYNDYFWPLVMTTDDQVRTLPLAIALLREQGTGVRWHLVMAGNVILSLPVLLVFAAAQRQILRAVTARI
- a CDS encoding ABC transporter substrate-binding protein, with product MNGEGRAVRSRRDALRALAASLAAAAAGSIGCARRASDGRIEGSLWFAYGGKNREVLLSLVDQFHREQGRYRIDAVYQGDYFEALAKLRTALAAGAAPALTHVVGEVVPYLAEAGVLEPLDRLLADAPGGDLDVVEALGQSGTFVGGGERPLVCLPFNRSTPIAYYNRNVFRELGLSPPTTWDELRATAARLVVRDGASTRRWGFECPIDWWFWAALVGQAGGDVVAPDGTPTLGGEAGVRALRFWQTLVHEDRTMKPPPGRDYNAWQVTNTDFLAGRVAMIWTSTAFLRYLEDNASQAGAGKFEVGAAPLPRDVRASVPTGGTMFVMPRGAAPAAQEAAFAFLRWMMQPEQANSFATRTGYIPVSRRGLEVLRQDGYYAAHPNDRVAVDQLAHAAPWPWSPELFRVQREAVQPRLEEAVLAPRDAAETLSEAVRAARER
- a CDS encoding ABC transporter ATP-binding protein, which produces MATLSLRGLTRRFPSADRPALAGLDLDVDDGELLVLVGPSGCGKSTALRLIAGLDSPDGGTVSIGGRDVSRVAPEDRDVAMVFQGYALYPHMTARDIMGFPLRMRGVAREERARRVEEAAALLAIGHLLDRRPGELSGGERQRVAMGRAIVRAPAAFLFDEPLSNLDAALRAELRVELAALVRRLGTTSVYVTHDQVEAMTMGDRIAVLRAGELQQVGPPRAIYEAPANTFVAGFLGTPAINLLPLERSGERYEGAALSLPAPPGVALPDRAIAGVRPEHLRVAPGLGSQDGAGARGDAGAQGEVEVEARVVVAEPLGAETFLYLDAGGTRLRARAHGFATPAPGEAVRARLDPRDVLWFDAGSGARITPPRAAS
- a CDS encoding cytochrome-c peroxidase → MSTGVFSSALTACGPGDPDPVAGVNVDDPDQQITVTEVPPPAISGGTLIVASDGHTAVAADADRDRVWIVDLQSGEPAEVPLERGDEPGRLVEDASGRVHVALRRAGAVVTLDVEARSVIARREVCRAPRGVAYDASLDAIHVACAGGELVTLPASGGPAVRKLRPAPDLRDVVVEGDRLLVSRFRSAETLVVGPDGAVLSRRTLPVFYSNGFANSEYAPSVAWRMAPLAGGGALMVHQRSMSSKVTLSPGGYYQSADCDGNIVHAAVSRIDPADVPDTSIPSLPAAAIPNVSLPVDIAVTPDGARMAIVAAGRRTVVSATVDNLERDAETASCSPEVTANVLSGQPVAVAFDGRGEIVVQLREPAALEVVGGRTIALPGESVKDTGHDMFHRPPNAVSAVACASCHPEGHEDGRTWDFDPVGLRRTQALGGGILKTAPLHWSGDLQDLAGLMGEVFVSRMGGQQPGARRLDLMARYLDSLPAFPASPPEDDAAVARGEVLFHDKKVACADCHGGLMLTNNRNEDVGKGERLQVPSLLGIAGRAPFMHDGCAATLRDRFDPLCGGDKHGDVSGLTSAQLDDLVAYLETL
- a CDS encoding HAD family hydrolase → MTAAHLDGSATIPRESTTDILRRIEAAHGTYATRTALAFDADGTLWEGDVGVDLFEAFLAGRFARPEAEAALRREAEAFGVAAEGGAHEIASALYAAFNAERYPEDRAFAMMAWAFAGWREDELAALVDRVLEEKGHAGRIRPALLPILDWARSRGVPVYVVSASPRAVIERAVARLGVAPERIAAMTPAVREGRIAPELGAPATYGEGKTRALERIFPELAVLAAFGDSAYDAALLRTARVPVAVSPSPKLLAVADLIPGLVLLAT